One window of the Lysobacter sp. S4-A87 genome contains the following:
- a CDS encoding carboxyl transferase domain-containing protein, producing MPALTSHVDPRSQDFQDNVAYHRALVDELDARLARAAEGGGDKARSRHTERGKLLARDRITALLDPGSPFLEIAPLAAEGMYDHAAPAAGMVCGIGRVMGQEVVIVANDATVKGGTYFPMTVKKHLRAQEIARENHLPCVYLVDSGGAFLPLQDEVFPDKEHFGRIFYNQARMSAENIPQVAVVMGSCTAGGAYVPAMCDESIIVREQGTIFLGGPPLVKAATGEIVDAETLGGADVHTSVSGVADHFAEDDRHALQIARDIVATFNRRKTLPVAVQAAREPLYPSSELYGIVPKDTRRPFDIREVIARVVDGSDFQEFKARYGKTLVTGFAHLHGYPVGIVANNGILFAESALKGAHFIELCNQRGIPLVFLQNITGFMVGRKYENAGIAKDGAKMVTAVACSHVPKFTVVIGGSFGAGNYAMCGRSYGARFLWMWPNARISVMGGEQAASVLATVKRDGIEAAGKVWTAEEEEAFKSPIRDQYESQGNPYYATARLWDDGIIDPADTRRVLGLGLSASLNAPIEDRTRFGVFRM from the coding sequence ATGCCCGCACTCACCTCCCACGTCGATCCTCGCTCGCAGGATTTCCAGGACAACGTCGCCTACCACCGCGCCCTGGTCGACGAGCTCGATGCCCGGCTTGCCCGCGCCGCCGAAGGCGGCGGTGACAAGGCGCGTTCGCGCCACACCGAGCGCGGCAAGCTGCTGGCGCGCGACCGCATCACCGCCCTGCTCGACCCCGGCTCGCCCTTCCTGGAGATCGCACCGCTCGCGGCCGAAGGCATGTACGACCATGCCGCGCCGGCGGCCGGCATGGTCTGCGGCATCGGCCGGGTGATGGGACAGGAAGTGGTGATCGTCGCCAACGACGCCACGGTCAAGGGCGGCACCTACTTCCCGATGACCGTGAAGAAGCATCTGCGCGCACAGGAGATCGCGCGCGAGAACCACCTGCCCTGCGTCTACCTGGTCGACTCCGGCGGCGCGTTCCTGCCGCTGCAGGACGAGGTGTTCCCGGACAAGGAGCACTTCGGCCGCATCTTCTACAACCAGGCGCGCATGAGCGCGGAGAACATTCCCCAGGTCGCCGTCGTCATGGGCTCGTGCACCGCAGGCGGCGCCTACGTGCCGGCGATGTGCGACGAGTCGATCATCGTGCGCGAACAGGGCACGATCTTCCTCGGCGGTCCGCCGCTGGTGAAGGCCGCCACCGGCGAGATCGTCGATGCCGAAACGCTCGGCGGCGCCGACGTGCACACCAGCGTCTCCGGCGTGGCCGATCACTTCGCCGAGGACGACCGCCACGCGCTGCAGATCGCCCGCGACATCGTCGCCACGTTCAACCGCCGCAAGACGCTGCCGGTTGCGGTCCAGGCCGCGCGCGAACCGTTGTATCCGTCCAGCGAGCTGTACGGCATCGTGCCCAAGGACACGCGCCGCCCGTTCGACATCCGCGAGGTCATTGCCCGCGTCGTCGACGGCAGCGACTTCCAGGAGTTCAAGGCGCGCTACGGCAAGACCCTGGTCACCGGCTTCGCCCACCTGCACGGCTACCCGGTCGGCATCGTCGCCAACAACGGCATCCTGTTCGCCGAGAGCGCGCTCAAGGGCGCGCACTTCATCGAGCTGTGCAACCAGCGCGGCATTCCGCTGGTGTTCCTGCAGAACATCACCGGTTTCATGGTCGGCCGCAAGTACGAGAACGCCGGCATCGCCAAGGACGGAGCAAAGATGGTGACCGCGGTGGCGTGCTCGCACGTGCCCAAGTTCACCGTCGTGATCGGTGGCAGCTTCGGCGCCGGCAACTACGCCATGTGCGGCCGCTCCTACGGCGCGCGCTTCCTGTGGATGTGGCCCAACGCGCGCATCTCGGTGATGGGCGGAGAGCAGGCGGCGAGCGTGCTGGCGACGGTCAAGCGCGACGGCATCGAGGCCGCCGGCAAGGTCTGGACGGCCGAAGAGGAAGAAGCGTTCAAGTCGCCGATCCGCGACCAGTACGAGAGCCAGGGCAATCCCTACTACGCCACCGCCCGACTCTGGGACGACGGCATCATCGATCCGGCCGACACGCGCCGCGTGCTTGGCCTGGGCCTGTCGGCCAGCCTCAATGCGCCGATCGAGGACCGCACCCGCTTTGGCGTGTTCCGTATGTAA
- a CDS encoding polymer-forming cytoskeletal protein: MAIFNSPPSSTPKRESLPPTQPGQSESALAKEPDARNEISFGSTAAPKPAAAPAPRPVEREGKESLIAADLSIEGKIQGAGHIRIAGRFKGDVQVEGDLTVEVGAKVTGGVRARKVVIAGELEGNIESATRVELLEGGVVVGDVKAGTVTVAAGARMRGQVEFGWDEKESAKANGKADKADKADFSKAEASTAA; this comes from the coding sequence ATGGCGATCTTCAATTCCCCTCCGTCGTCCACCCCCAAGCGCGAAAGCCTGCCGCCGACCCAGCCGGGTCAATCCGAATCCGCACTGGCCAAAGAGCCCGATGCGCGCAATGAAATTTCCTTCGGCTCCACCGCCGCGCCCAAGCCGGCCGCAGCGCCGGCGCCGCGTCCGGTCGAGCGCGAGGGCAAGGAGTCGCTGATCGCCGCCGACCTGTCCATCGAAGGCAAGATCCAGGGCGCGGGCCACATCCGCATTGCCGGACGCTTCAAGGGCGACGTGCAGGTCGAAGGCGACCTGACGGTCGAAGTCGGCGCCAAGGTCACCGGCGGCGTGCGTGCGCGCAAGGTCGTGATTGCCGGCGAGCTGGAAGGCAACATCGAATCGGCTACGCGCGTGGAGCTGCTCGAAGGCGGCGTGGTGGTCGGTGACGTCAAGGCCGGCACGGTCACGGTCGCGGCCGGTGCGCGCATGCGCGGCCAGGTCGAGTTCGGCTGGGACGAGAAGGAGTCGGCCAAGGCCAACGGCAAGGCCGACAAGGCTGACAAGGCCGACTTCAGCAAGGCGGAGGCGAGCACCGCAGCATGA
- a CDS encoding acetyl-CoA C-acyltransferase codes for MSDVVIVGAKRTAIGSFLGQFTGVPTPVLGTAAITGALEHANVAADQVDEVIMGCVLPAGLGQAPARQAALAAGLPTSAGATTINKVCGSGMKAIMLATDLIKAGSANVVVAGGMESMTNAPHLLNNSRTGIRYGSAEFLDHMAFDGLTSPYDGKAMGVFGDMVCEKYGFDRDSLDAFSTESARRAQAAVSGGAFKGEIVPVTVKGRKGDVVIDGDEEPGKIDLAKIPTLRAAFGKEGVLTAASSSKISDGAAATVLMSAEEATRRGLKPLARIVAHAGHAQAPEWFTTAPVKAISNVLEKAGWKVGDVDLFEVNEAFACVAMAPMKDLGIPHEKLNVNGGAVALGHPIGASGARLVVTLVHALRARGVKRGVASLCIGGGEATAIAVEVL; via the coding sequence ATGAGTGACGTCGTCATCGTCGGTGCCAAGCGCACCGCCATCGGTTCCTTCCTCGGTCAGTTCACCGGCGTACCCACGCCCGTGCTGGGCACGGCTGCCATCACCGGCGCGCTCGAGCACGCCAATGTCGCCGCCGACCAGGTCGACGAAGTGATCATGGGCTGCGTCCTGCCGGCCGGCCTGGGCCAGGCACCGGCGCGCCAGGCCGCGCTCGCCGCGGGCCTGCCGACCTCGGCTGGCGCCACCACGATCAACAAGGTCTGCGGCTCGGGCATGAAGGCGATCATGCTCGCCACCGACCTGATCAAGGCCGGCTCTGCCAACGTCGTCGTCGCCGGCGGCATGGAGTCGATGACCAACGCCCCGCACCTGCTCAACAACTCGCGCACCGGCATCCGCTACGGCAGCGCCGAGTTCCTCGACCACATGGCATTCGACGGCCTGACCAGCCCGTACGACGGCAAGGCCATGGGCGTGTTCGGTGACATGGTGTGCGAGAAGTACGGCTTCGATCGCGATTCGCTCGATGCCTTCTCGACCGAAAGCGCACGTCGCGCGCAGGCCGCCGTCAGCGGCGGCGCGTTCAAGGGCGAAATCGTTCCGGTCACGGTCAAGGGTCGCAAGGGCGATGTCGTCATCGACGGCGACGAAGAGCCGGGCAAGATCGACCTGGCCAAGATCCCGACCCTGCGCGCAGCCTTCGGCAAGGAAGGCGTGCTGACCGCCGCTTCGTCGTCGAAGATTTCCGACGGCGCCGCCGCCACCGTGCTGATGAGCGCCGAGGAAGCAACCAGGCGCGGCCTCAAGCCGCTGGCCCGCATCGTCGCCCACGCCGGTCATGCCCAGGCACCGGAATGGTTCACCACCGCCCCGGTGAAAGCGATTTCAAACGTGCTCGAGAAGGCCGGCTGGAAGGTCGGCGATGTCGACCTGTTCGAGGTCAACGAGGCGTTCGCCTGCGTGGCCATGGCGCCGATGAAGGACCTGGGAATCCCCCACGAAAAGCTGAACGTCAACGGTGGCGCGGTCGCACTGGGGCACCCGATCGGTGCCAGCGGCGCCCGCCTGGTGGTGACCCTGGTGCATGCCCTGCGTGCACGCGGCGTCAAGCGTGGCGTGGCTTCCCTGTGCATTGGCGGTGGCGAAGCCACGGCGATTGCTGTAGAAGTGCTATAA